A stretch of Oryza brachyantha chromosome 4, ObraRS2, whole genome shotgun sequence DNA encodes these proteins:
- the LOC102708052 gene encoding A-adding tRNA nucleotidyltransferase-like, with translation MASSSPLAALVQGPLALRPVLPPPSPSSSRGVARTWRAAGGPGPRRRVAAAAALGDLRPAIDEYPEGILSGEWPDNFSLLSYADLRAYLESQIVTTDKMSPTAKLGDVMSRPVQVAMADQRLADVDAFFAAQSGMPVLDDEGRCIGVVSKKDKAKASNGLDSTVGEVMSSPAITLTPEKTVLEAAALMLKEKVHRIPVVNEQQQVIGIVTRTDVFKVLEASKV, from the exons ATGGCGTCCTCCTCGCCTCTCGCCGCCCTCGTCCAGGGCCCCCTCGCGCTCCGGCCCGTACTcccgccgccttcgccttcgTCTTCGCGCGGCGTTGCGCGGACGTGGCGGGCCGCGGGGGGCCCcggaccgcggcggcgggtggcggcggccgcggcgctggGGGACCTGCGCCCGGCCATCGACGAGTACCCCGAGGGGATCCTCTCCGGCGAGTGGCCCGACAACTTCTCCCTCCTCAGCTACGCCGACCTCCGCGCCTACCTCGAGTCGCAGATCGTCACCACCGACAAG ATGAGCCCGACGGCGAAGCTCGGGGACGTCATGTCGCGGCCGGTCCAGGTGGCAATGGCGGACCAGAGGCtggccgacgtcgacgccttCTTCGCCGCGCAGTCCGGGATGCCGGTGCTGGACGACGAAGGGCGGTGCATCGGGGTCGTCTCCAAGAAGGACAAGGCCAAGGCATCCAATGGA CTTGACTCAACTGTTGGTGAAGTCATGTCATCTCCTGCTATAACCCTGACTCCTGAGAAGACCGTCTTGG AAGCTGCTGCTCTTATGCTCAAGGAGAAGGTTCACAGGATACCAGTCGTTAATGAACAGCAGCAAGTGATTG GGATCGTCACTCGCACGGACGTATTTAAGGTTTTGGAGGCCAGCAAGGTGTAA
- the LOC102707209 gene encoding L-type lectin-domain containing receptor kinase IX.1-like, with product MATPYLLILLFFFASPDSSHVVAAADFVPPVSFSFNFSNTSEYHLDDLNFLDDAEKPVDGVVELTSCTARCQGRMSYNRPVLLYRNNKNNTGVEVASFATRFTFAIEPIGGGCQGEGMTFFLASYPSVMPRNADGGDLALIDGDTDIAQGRDRFVAVEFDTYNRSTYDPAGNHIGIDLSSVKHSFRTALLPSSLNGSMTADITFNSSSGMLVTSLWLHDHPNSANNPFQVTAQLPNLVTLLPGPEVAVGFSASTGDCKEKHLLKSWSFNSTLAPIPPDGRKKLVTIVGGVIGGTIALVFLSWLMYSCWQQKRIRNTFNKGTGGTRRFDYRDLAAATDDFSEDRKLGQGAFGAVYRGELKQLGHHVAVKKIVRESSEGHKDFFAEVCTINEAKHKNLVRFFGWCSRGYSWWNIFRLMCSCFWSDKNNDLFLVYEWMKKGNLYDYLYKSEDAEVLSWQTRYKIAKGIGSGLLYLHHEHDPYILHRDIKPANVLLDDNFNAKLADFGLSRVASPDNATMETTAIGSQGYLDPQCMKHGKVSFNRSSDVYSFGIALLEIACARRHREQIWDLYRRGGDVIEAADTRLAIGGGHDRTEMKRVIVLGLWCSALETQHRPSMSQAMDVLERGAPLPNLNFIVNSTVASSLPGQDYDSTASAGNGYDGDEAPGNSSTHRAVP from the exons ATGGCTACGCCCTATCTCCTGatccttctcttcttcttcgcgtCGCCTGATTCTTCTCATGTCGTCGCAGCTGCAGATTTCGTGCCGCCGGTTTCCTTCAGCTTCAACTTCTCCAACACATCCGAGTATCACCTAGATGACCTGAACTTCCTCGACGACGCAGAGAAACCGGTCGACGGGGTGGTGGAGCTCACGAGCTGCACCGCCCGCTGCCAGGGCCGGATGTCGTACAATCGTCCGGTGCTACTCTACCGCAACAACAAGAACAACACGGGCGTCGAGGTGGCCAGCTTCGCCACGAGGTTCACCTTCGCCATCGAGCccatcggcggcggctgccaAGGGGAAGGCATGACTTTCTTCCTGGCCAGTTACCCGTCAGTCATGCCGCGCAACGCAGACGGGGGAGACCTCGCCCTCATCGACGGTGACACCGATATTGCCCAGGGCAGAGATCGTTTCGTCGCCGTCGAGTTTGACACGTACAACAGATCGACCTACGACCCAGCCGGAAACCACATCGGCATCGACTTAAGCTCCGTCAAGCATTCCTTTAGAACGGCACTCCTGCCCTCGAGCCTCAACGGGAGCATGACGGCCGACATCACTTTTAACAGCAGCTCAGGAATGCTGGTCACTTCCCTGTGGCTCCATGACCATCCTAATTCTGCTAATAATCCCTTCCAAGTCACTGCGCAGCTGCCCAATTTGGTCACCTTGCTTCCGGGGCCGGAGGTGGCCGTGGGGTTTTCTGCAAGCACCGGAGATTGCAAGGAGAAGCATCTGCTAAAGTCATGGTCATTCAACTCAACTCTCGCTCCTATCCCACCAG ATGGACGCAAGAAACTGGTAACAATTGTTGGAGGAGTGATAGGAGGAACTATTGCGTTAGTGTTCCTGTCTTGGTTGATGTACTCGTGCTGGCAGCAGAAAAGGATTCGAAACACTTTCAACAAAGGCACAGGCGGCACCAGGCGGTTCGACTACCGCGATCTGGCCGCCGCGACTGACGATTTCTCTGAGGATCGCAAGCTTGGGCAGGGCGCCTTTGGGGCAGTGTACCGCGGAGAGCTGAAACAGCTCGGCCATCATGTTGCTGTGAAGAAAATAGTGAGGGAGTCCAGCGAAGGGCATAAGGACTTCTTCGCCGAAGTCTGCACAATCAACGAAGCCAAGCACAAGAACCTCGTCAGATTTTTTGGTTGGTGCAGCCGTGGATACAGCTGGTGGAATATCTTCCGTTTGATGTGCAGCTGTTTCTGGAGTGACAAGAACAACGATCTCTTCCTTGTCTATGAGTGGATGAAAAAAGGCAACCTGTACGATTACTTGTACAAGAGCGAGGATGCAGAGGTACTGTCATGGCAAACAAG GTACAAAATAGCCAAGGGCATTGGGTCAGGTCTACTCTACCTACATCATGAGCATGACCCATATATCTTACATAGAGATATCAAACCAGCCAACGTACTATTGGATGACAATTTCAATGCTAAGCTCGCCGATTTTGGTCTGTCAAGAGTGGCAAGCCCAGACAATGCAACCATGGAGACAACTGCCATAGGCTCACAGGGGTACCTTGATCCACAGTGCATGAAACATGGCAAGGTTAGTTTCAACCGTAGCTCGGATGTGTACAGTTTCGGCATCGCCCTTCTTGAAATAGCCTGTGCGAGGAGACACAGGGAGCAGATCTGGGACTTGTACCGGAGGGGCGGTGATGTTATCGAGGCGGCGGATACAAGGTTAGCCATTGGTGGTGGCCATGATAGGACAGAGATGAAGCGTGTCATAGTGCTGGGGCTCTGGTGCTCCGCCTTGGAGACTCAACACCGCCCTTCCATGAGCCAAGCAATGGATGTCCTGGAGCGTGGGGCGCCATTGCCTAACCTTAACTTCATCGTCAACTCTACCGTGGCTTCTTCACTACCAGGCCAAGATTACGACTCCACTGCGTCGGCTGGCAATGGCTATGATGGCGATGAGGCACCAGGCAACTCTTCTACGCACAGAGCTGTCCCATAG
- the LOC102707766 gene encoding LOW QUALITY PROTEIN: 2-acetamido-2-deoxy-D-galactose-binding seed lectin 2-like (The sequence of the model RefSeq protein was modified relative to this genomic sequence to represent the inferred CDS: substituted 1 base at 1 genomic stop codon) — MAGFLHYRLCAGYLLLLIFLSMTLPPDAARSCFIAAAPAPVSFNYNFTGDNPSSYLHELTFQDDATTEPQTIGPVNLTCSLIICKRSGRMTYARPVQLYHQANGGRTEVASFFTSFTFPIGPIKGNCRGDGMAFFLAGFPSKVPYQSAGGNLGLISNGETNAPASDQFIAVEFDIGNEYGVDEERQDHIAIDINSVKSSVNKTILPNNLTLDGKMTADISFDGSTRMLVASLRFLDHPSLSAPLIQVSAKLEGLVTSPSLPQQVAVGFSASTGFCQELSQILXWSFNSTLSLIDKATDHFSANCKVGRGGFGVVYKGHLKLLGRDVAVKKILKELGLKVSINWMRMSNIILQ, encoded by the exons ATGGCGGGGTTCCTTCACTACAGACTCTGCGCCGgctacctcctcctcctcatcttccTATCCATGACATTGCCACCCGACGCAGCTCGCAGCTGCTTCATCGCtgcagcaccagcaccagtATCCTTCAACTACAACTTCACCGGCGACAACCCATCCAGCTACCTCCACGAGCTGACATTCCAGGACGACGCGACGACGGAGCCGCAAACAATTGGCCCCGTCAACCTCACATGTAGCTTGATAATTTGCAAGCGCAGCGGCCGGATGACCTACGCTCGTCCGGTGCAACTCTACCACCAAGCCAATGGCGGCCGCACCGAGGTGGCCAGCTTCTTCACCAGCTTCACCTTCCCCATCGGCCCAATCAAGGGCAACTGCAGAGGGGATGGCATGGCTTTCTTCCTCGCCGGTTTCCCTTCCAAGGTGCCGTACCAGTCGGCCGGGGGCAACCTCGGGCTCATCTCTAACGGGGAGACCAACGCCCCTGCCTCGGACCAGTTCATCGCCGTCGAGTTCGACATCGGCAACGAATACGGCGTCGACGAGGAACGCCAAGACCACATCGCCATCGACATCAACTCTGTCAAGAGCTCTGTCAATAAAACGATCTTGCCCAACAACTTAACCCTCGACGGCAAAATGACAGCCGATATCTCCTTCGACGGCAGCACGCGGATGCTGGTCGCCTCCCTCCGGTTTCTTGACCATCCATCATTGTCTGCACCGCTTATTCAGGTGAGCGCAAAACTGGAAGGTCTGgtcacgtcgccgtcgctgccgcagCAGGTGGCCGTGGGGTTTTCTGCATCCACCGGCTTTTGCCAGGAGCTCAGTCAGATACTGTGATGGTCATTCAACTCAACCCTTTCGCTAATAGACAAAG CAACAGACCATTTCTCAGCGAATTGCAAGGTTGGGAGGGGCGGCTTTGGGGTGGTCTACAAAGGACACCTGAAGCTGTTGGGTCGTGACGTTGCTGTGAAGAAGATACTGAAGGAGCTCGGCTTAAAGGTATCTATCAACTGGATGAGGATGTCAAATATTATCTTGCAGTAA
- the LOC102707486 gene encoding uncharacterized protein LOC102707486, translating to MAGAHAVGVSHLSSFQDRLSSSRSVSTPITAAYKAALGKDVEAQKAAQNTTNPTKAFNIRDMDAGFRNESGFDAAGVDTTVVGVLDNSFYLAKMQNMVLLRSDWELLNATDMRRKVTVLGGSATKWEMEFAAAVVMCIGWADLAVVMCMGGPIFQ from the coding sequence ATGGCCGGCGCGCACGCCGTCGGCGTCAGCCACCTCTCGTCCTTCCAGGACCGCCTGAGCAGCTCACGGTCTGTGTCGACGCCGATCACGGCCGCGTACAAGGCGGCGCTGGGCAAGGACGTGGAGGCCCAGAAGGCGGCGCAGAACACGACGAACCCGACAAAGGCGTTCAACATCCGCGACATGGATGCCGGGTTTCGGAACGAGTCCGGcttcgacgccgccggcgtggacACGACGGTGGTGGGTGTGCTCGACAACAGCTTCTACCTCGCCAAGATGCAGAACATGGTGCTGCTCAGGTCCGACTGGGAGCTGCTCAACGCGACCGACATGCGACGAAAAGTCACTGTGCTCGGTGGCAGCGCTACCAAGTGGGAGATggagttcgccgccgccgtggtgaTGTGCATCGGGTGGGCCGATCTTGCCGTGGTGATGTGCATGGGTGGGCCGATCTTTCAGTGA